Proteins co-encoded in one Neodiprion lecontei isolate iyNeoLeco1 chromosome 3, iyNeoLeco1.1, whole genome shotgun sequence genomic window:
- the LOC107224789 gene encoding glutamate [NMDA] receptor subunit 1 isoform X5, translating into MGPFYRSAMLILLLPIMYTNGGLAAGSSASYSNPTYFNIGGVLSNNQSKAHFNNTIDHLNFDPQYVKKGVTYYHTVIEMDSNPIRTALSVCKYLITQRVYAVVVSHPLIGDLSPAAVSYTSGFYHIPVIGISSRDSAFSDKNIHVSFLRTVPPYSHQADVWVELLKHFNYMKVIFIHSSDTDGRAILGRFQTTSQSLEDDVEIKVESVVEFEPGLMNFTEQLLEMANAQARVYLMYASSTDAKVIYRDAAALNMTDGGYVWIVTEQALGAVNAPEGLLGLKLINATSEKAHIMDSLYVLVSALRDMNEVENITEAPQDCDNSGSIWETGKKLFEYIRRQVLHNGATGKVAFDDNGDRIFAEYDIVNIKERGQQVSVGQYFYSAGSNNSTKMTLRVEEANITWPGRLRTKPEGFMIPTHLTVLTIEEKPFVYVREAIDKKPCLPDEIPCPHFNSSDDNSTQVLCCKGYCMDLLKELAKTINFTYSLALSPDGQFGTYMARNNSVGSKKEWSGLIGELVNERADMIIAPLTINPERAEFIEFSKPFKYQGITILEKKPSRSSTLVSFLQPFSNTLWILVMVSVHVVALVLYLLDRFSPFGRFKLANTDGTEEDALNLSSAIWFAWGVLLNSGIGEGTPRSFSARVLGMVWAGFAMIIVASYTANLAAFLVLERPKTKLTGINDARLRNTMENLTCATVKGSAVDMYFRRQVELSNMYRTMEANNYDTAEDAIRDVKIGKLMAFIWDSSRLEYEAAQDCELVTAGELFGRSGYGIGLQKGSPWADAVTLAILDFHESGFMEKLDTHWILQGNVPQCEQFEKTPNTLGLKNMAGVFILVAAGILGGIGLIMIEMVYKKHQIRKQKKLELARHAADKWRGAIEKRKTLRASMAAQRRLQSNGVNDPATVSLAVDTIARTSRAPCSPGRAWPGNSDIRQRPLSRTEDIRLSPAAYTADVSHLVV; encoded by the exons ATGGGGCCGTTCTACCGATCGGCGATGCTGATCCTGCTCCTCCCGATCATGTACACGAACGGTGGGCTTGCCGCTGGTTCATCAGCTAGCTACAGCAATCCCACATACTTCAACATCGGCGGTGTTCTTTCCAACAACCAGAGCAAGGCCCATTTTAACAACACAATTGAC CATCTCAATTTCGATCCTCAATATGTAAAGAAGGGAGTAACGTACTACCACACGGTGATCGAAATGGATTCAAACCCAATTCGCACGGCTCTGAGTGTCTGCAAGTATCTCATCACCCAACGAGTCTACGCAGTGGTTGTGTCACATCCTCTGATCGGGGACCTTTCGCCGGCAGCGGTCTCCTATACAAGTGGATTCTACCATATACCAGTCATCGGTATTTCGTCGCGGGATTCCGCGTTTTCAGACAAG AACATACACGTGTCCTTTTTGCGGACCGTTCCACCTTATTCCCACCAGGCCGACGTCTGGGTAGAGTTGTTAAAGCACTTCAACTACATGAAGGTGATATTTATCCACAGTTCAGATACCGATGGACGCGCGATACTCGGACGATTCCAAACGACGTCGCAAAGCCTCGAAGACGACGTGGAGATCAAA GTAGAATCTGTTGTTGAGTTCGAGCCTGGCCTGATGAACTTTACAGAACAGCTACTAGAAATGGCAAATGCTCAAGCTAGAGTCTACCTGATGTACGCCTC GAGTACGGATGCGAAGGTAATTTATCGAGATGCGGCCGCCTTGAATATGACTGACGGTGGATATGTGTGGATCGTTACGGAACAGGCACTGGGAGCAGTCAACGCCCCGGAAGGCCttctgggtctgaaactgatCAATGCAACCAGTGAAAAGGCGCACATCATGGACAGCTT GTACGTGCTCGTGTCAGCACTCAGAGATATGAATGAAGTTGAGAATATAACAGAAGCACCGCAGGATTGCGATAATTCAGGCTCTATATGGGAAActggcaaaaaattatttga ATACATTCGTCGTCAAGTTCTGCACAACGGTGCCACGGGAAAAGTTGCATTTGACGATAATGGGGACCGTATTTTTGCCGAGTATGATATCGTAAATATCAAAGAGCGAGGTCAACAAGTGTCGGTTGGACAATACTTTTACTCGGCAGGCAGTAAT AATTCCACGAAGATGACGTTGAGAGTAGAAGAAGCCAACATAACTTGGCCAGGCCGATTGAGGACCAAACCGGAAGGATTCATGATCCCGACACATTTGACGGTGCTTACGATAGAAGAAAAACCATTCGTATACGTTCGTGAGGCCATTGATAAGAAGCCATGCCTCCCCGATGAAATACCGTGTCCTCACTTCAACAGCTCAGATGACAATT CGACCCAGGTACTTTGCTGCAAAGGTTACTGTATGGATCTGCTGAAAGAATTGGCAAAGACGATTAATTTCACCTACAGCTTAGCTCTATCCCCGGATGGCCAGTTTGGAACTTACATGGCCAGAAATAACTCTG TCGGAAGTAAGAAAGAATGGAGCGGATTGATAGGTGAGCTAGTAAATGAACGGGCAGACATGATCATCGCTCCGCTGACAATAAATCCTGAACGTGCTGAATTTATagaattcagtaaaccgtTTAAATACCAAGGCATCACCATCCTTGAGAAAAAG CCGTCCAGGTCTTCGACTTTGGTGTCATTTTTGCAACCCTTCAGTAATACACTTTGGATCCTGGTGATGGTGTCGGTGCACGTGGTGGCACTAGTTCTGTACCTCCTCGACCGGTTCTCACCTTTCGGGAGGTTCAAGCTAGCCAACACTGACGGTACCGAGGAAGATGCGCTCAATCTGTCAAGCGCCATTTGGTTCGCCTGGGGCGTTTTGCTGAATAGCGGGATCGGAGAAG GGACACCGCGAAGTTTCTCAGCTCGAGTATTGGGAATGGTATGGGCTGGGTTTGCGATGATAATAGTAGCATCGTATACTGCCAACTTGGCTGCGTTTCTCGTTTTGGAAAGACCTAAGACCAAGCTTACCGGAATAAACGATGCTCGG CTTCGAAATACAATGGAGAATTTAACATGTGCCACGGTGAAGGGCTCGGCTGTTGACATGTACTTCCGACGGCAAGTAGAATTATCAAACATGTATCGTACGATGGAAGCCAACAATTACGACACTGCTGAAGATGCCATTCGGGATGTAAAGATTGG GAAATTGATGGCGTTTATATGGGATAGTTCTCGGTTAGAATATGAGGCTGCACAAGATTGTGAATTAGTTACTGCTGGTGAACTCTTTGGACGATCAGGGTATGGTATAGGATTGCAAAAAGGTTCACCGTGGGCAGATGCAGTGACCTTGGCTATTCTGGATTTTCACGAAA GTGGATTCATGGAGAAATTGGACACTCATTGGATTCTGCAAGGAAACGTACCGCAATGTgagcaatttgaaaaaacgcCAAACACTCTTGGCCTCAAAAATATGGCCGGGGTGTTTATACTAGTCGCAGCTGGTATACTTGGTGGAATAGGTTTAATCATGATTGAAATGGTTTACAAAAAGCATCAAATACGAAAGCAAAAAAAACTGGAACTCGCTAGACACGCGGCTGACAAATGGCGCGGTGCTATTGAG AAACGCAAAACACTGCGGGCATCAATGGCAGCGCAGAGAAGGCTGCAAAGTAATGGCGTGAACGACCCTGCCACCGTGAGTCTGGCAGTTGATACGATAGCAAGAACAAGTCGGGCACCATGTAGCCCAGGTCGGGCTTGGCCGGGCAACAGTGACATTCGTCAACGTCCGTTATCTCGCACCGAAGATATTCGCCTTTCACCCGCAGCCTATACCGCGGACGTTTCACATCTCGTTGTTTAA
- the LOC107224789 gene encoding glutamate [NMDA] receptor subunit 1 isoform X3: MGPFYRSAMLILLLPIMYTNGGLAAGSSASYSNPTYFNIGGVLSNNQSKAHFNNTIDHLNFDPQYVKKGVTYYHTVIEMDSNPIRTALSVCKYLITQRVYAVVVSHPLIGDLSPAAVSYTSGFYHIPVIGISSRDSAFSDKNIHVSFLRTVPPYSHQADVWVELLKHFNYMKVIFIHSSDTDGRAILGRFQTTSQSLEDDVEIKVESVVEFEPGLMNFTEQLLEMANAQARVYLMYASSTDAKVIYRDAAALNMTDGGYVWIVTEQALGAVNAPEGLLGLKLINATSEKAHIMDSLYVLVSALRDMNEVENITEAPQDCDNSGSIWETGKKLFEYIRRQVLHNGATGKVAFDDNGDRIFAEYDIVNIKERGQQVSVGQYFYSAGSNNSTKMTLRVEEANITWPGRLRTKPEGFMIPTHLTVLTIEEKPFVYVREAIDKKPCLPDEIPCPHFNSSDDNSTQVLCCKGYCMDLLKELAKTINFTYSLALSPDGQFGTYMARNNSARLHSFSVGSKKEWSGLIGELVNERADMIIAPLTINPERAEFIEFSKPFKYQGITILEKKPSRSSTLVSFLQPFSNTLWILVMVSVHVVALVLYLLDRFSPFGRFKLANTDGTEEDALNLSSAIWFAWGVLLNSGIGEGTPRSFSARVLGMVWAGFAMIIVASYTANLAAFLVLERPKTKLTGINDARLRNTMENLTCATVKGSAVDMYFRRQVELSNMYRTMEANNYDTAEDAIRDVKIGKLMAFIWDSSRLEYEAAQDCELVTAGELFGRSGYGIGLQKGSPWADAVTLAILDFHESGFMEKLDTHWILQGNVPQCEQFEKTPNTLGLKNMAGVFILVAAGILGGIGLIMIEMVYKKHQIRKQKKLELARHAADKWRGAIEKRKTLRASMAAQRRLQSNGVNDPATVSLAVDTIARTSRAPCSPGRAWPGNSDIRQRPLSRTEDIRLSPAAYTADVSHLVV, translated from the exons ATGGGGCCGTTCTACCGATCGGCGATGCTGATCCTGCTCCTCCCGATCATGTACACGAACGGTGGGCTTGCCGCTGGTTCATCAGCTAGCTACAGCAATCCCACATACTTCAACATCGGCGGTGTTCTTTCCAACAACCAGAGCAAGGCCCATTTTAACAACACAATTGAC CATCTCAATTTCGATCCTCAATATGTAAAGAAGGGAGTAACGTACTACCACACGGTGATCGAAATGGATTCAAACCCAATTCGCACGGCTCTGAGTGTCTGCAAGTATCTCATCACCCAACGAGTCTACGCAGTGGTTGTGTCACATCCTCTGATCGGGGACCTTTCGCCGGCAGCGGTCTCCTATACAAGTGGATTCTACCATATACCAGTCATCGGTATTTCGTCGCGGGATTCCGCGTTTTCAGACAAG AACATACACGTGTCCTTTTTGCGGACCGTTCCACCTTATTCCCACCAGGCCGACGTCTGGGTAGAGTTGTTAAAGCACTTCAACTACATGAAGGTGATATTTATCCACAGTTCAGATACCGATGGACGCGCGATACTCGGACGATTCCAAACGACGTCGCAAAGCCTCGAAGACGACGTGGAGATCAAA GTAGAATCTGTTGTTGAGTTCGAGCCTGGCCTGATGAACTTTACAGAACAGCTACTAGAAATGGCAAATGCTCAAGCTAGAGTCTACCTGATGTACGCCTC GAGTACGGATGCGAAGGTAATTTATCGAGATGCGGCCGCCTTGAATATGACTGACGGTGGATATGTGTGGATCGTTACGGAACAGGCACTGGGAGCAGTCAACGCCCCGGAAGGCCttctgggtctgaaactgatCAATGCAACCAGTGAAAAGGCGCACATCATGGACAGCTT GTACGTGCTCGTGTCAGCACTCAGAGATATGAATGAAGTTGAGAATATAACAGAAGCACCGCAGGATTGCGATAATTCAGGCTCTATATGGGAAActggcaaaaaattatttga ATACATTCGTCGTCAAGTTCTGCACAACGGTGCCACGGGAAAAGTTGCATTTGACGATAATGGGGACCGTATTTTTGCCGAGTATGATATCGTAAATATCAAAGAGCGAGGTCAACAAGTGTCGGTTGGACAATACTTTTACTCGGCAGGCAGTAAT AATTCCACGAAGATGACGTTGAGAGTAGAAGAAGCCAACATAACTTGGCCAGGCCGATTGAGGACCAAACCGGAAGGATTCATGATCCCGACACATTTGACGGTGCTTACGATAGAAGAAAAACCATTCGTATACGTTCGTGAGGCCATTGATAAGAAGCCATGCCTCCCCGATGAAATACCGTGTCCTCACTTCAACAGCTCAGATGACAATT CGACCCAGGTACTTTGCTGCAAAGGTTACTGTATGGATCTGCTGAAAGAATTGGCAAAGACGATTAATTTCACCTACAGCTTAGCTCTATCCCCGGATGGCCAGTTTGGAACTTACATGGCCAGAAATAACTCTG CGAGGCTCCATTCTTTTTCAGTCGGAAGTAAGAAAGAATGGAGCGGATTGATAGGTGAGCTAGTAAATGAACGGGCAGACATGATCATCGCTCCGCTGACAATAAATCCTGAACGTGCTGAATTTATagaattcagtaaaccgtTTAAATACCAAGGCATCACCATCCTTGAGAAAAAG CCGTCCAGGTCTTCGACTTTGGTGTCATTTTTGCAACCCTTCAGTAATACACTTTGGATCCTGGTGATGGTGTCGGTGCACGTGGTGGCACTAGTTCTGTACCTCCTCGACCGGTTCTCACCTTTCGGGAGGTTCAAGCTAGCCAACACTGACGGTACCGAGGAAGATGCGCTCAATCTGTCAAGCGCCATTTGGTTCGCCTGGGGCGTTTTGCTGAATAGCGGGATCGGAGAAG GGACACCGCGAAGTTTCTCAGCTCGAGTATTGGGAATGGTATGGGCTGGGTTTGCGATGATAATAGTAGCATCGTATACTGCCAACTTGGCTGCGTTTCTCGTTTTGGAAAGACCTAAGACCAAGCTTACCGGAATAAACGATGCTCGG CTTCGAAATACAATGGAGAATTTAACATGTGCCACGGTGAAGGGCTCGGCTGTTGACATGTACTTCCGACGGCAAGTAGAATTATCAAACATGTATCGTACGATGGAAGCCAACAATTACGACACTGCTGAAGATGCCATTCGGGATGTAAAGATTGG GAAATTGATGGCGTTTATATGGGATAGTTCTCGGTTAGAATATGAGGCTGCACAAGATTGTGAATTAGTTACTGCTGGTGAACTCTTTGGACGATCAGGGTATGGTATAGGATTGCAAAAAGGTTCACCGTGGGCAGATGCAGTGACCTTGGCTATTCTGGATTTTCACGAAA GTGGATTCATGGAGAAATTGGACACTCATTGGATTCTGCAAGGAAACGTACCGCAATGTgagcaatttgaaaaaacgcCAAACACTCTTGGCCTCAAAAATATGGCCGGGGTGTTTATACTAGTCGCAGCTGGTATACTTGGTGGAATAGGTTTAATCATGATTGAAATGGTTTACAAAAAGCATCAAATACGAAAGCAAAAAAAACTGGAACTCGCTAGACACGCGGCTGACAAATGGCGCGGTGCTATTGAG AAACGCAAAACACTGCGGGCATCAATGGCAGCGCAGAGAAGGCTGCAAAGTAATGGCGTGAACGACCCTGCCACCGTGAGTCTGGCAGTTGATACGATAGCAAGAACAAGTCGGGCACCATGTAGCCCAGGTCGGGCTTGGCCGGGCAACAGTGACATTCGTCAACGTCCGTTATCTCGCACCGAAGATATTCGCCTTTCACCCGCAGCCTATACCGCGGACGTTTCACATCTCGTTGTTTAA
- the LOC107224789 gene encoding glutamate [NMDA] receptor subunit 1 isoform X6: protein MGPFYRSAMLILLLPIMYTNGGLAAGSSASYSNPTYFNIGGVLSNNQSKAHFNNTIDHLNFDPQYVKKGVTYYHTVIEMDSNPIRTALSVCKYLITQRVYAVVVSHPLIGDLSPAAVSYTSGFYHIPVIGISSRDSAFSDKNIHVSFLRTVPPYSHQADVWVELLKHFNYMKVIFIHSSDTDGRAILGRFQTTSQSLEDDVEIKVESVVEFEPGLMNFTEQLLEMANAQARVYLMYASSTDAKVIYRDAAALNMTDGGYVWIVTEQALGAVNAPEGLLGLKLINATSEKAHIMDSLYVLVSALRDMNEVENITEAPQDCDNSGSIWETGKKLFEYIRRQVLHNGATGKVAFDDNGDRIFAEYDIVNIKERGQQVSVGQYFYSAGSNNSTKMTLRVEEANITWPGRLRTKPEGFMIPTHLTVLTIEEKPFVYVREAIDKKPCLPDEIPCPHFNSSDDNSTQVLCCKGYCMDLLKELAKTINFTYSLALSPDGQFGTYMARNNSARLHSFSVGSKKEWSGLIGELVNERADMIIAPLTINPERAEFIEFSKPFKYQGITILEKKPSRSSTLVSFLQPFSNTLWILVMVSVHVVALVLYLLDRFSPFGRFKLANTDGTEEDALNLSSAIWFAWGVLLNSGIGEGTPRSFSARVLGMVWAGFAMIIVASYTANLAAFLVLERPKTKLTGINDARLRNTMENLTCATVKGSAVDMYFRRQVELSNMYRTMEANNYDTAEDAIRDVKIGYGRIFHCPLMKNNDIFRITLPPNGSTVATTCRKLMAFIWDSSRLEYEAAQDCELVTAGELFGRSGYGIGLQKGSPWADAVTLAILDFHESGFMEKLDTHWILQGNVPQCEQFEKTPNTLGLKNMAGVFILVAAGILGGIGLIMIEMVYKKHQIRKQKKLELARHAADKWRGAIEFFF, encoded by the exons ATGGGGCCGTTCTACCGATCGGCGATGCTGATCCTGCTCCTCCCGATCATGTACACGAACGGTGGGCTTGCCGCTGGTTCATCAGCTAGCTACAGCAATCCCACATACTTCAACATCGGCGGTGTTCTTTCCAACAACCAGAGCAAGGCCCATTTTAACAACACAATTGAC CATCTCAATTTCGATCCTCAATATGTAAAGAAGGGAGTAACGTACTACCACACGGTGATCGAAATGGATTCAAACCCAATTCGCACGGCTCTGAGTGTCTGCAAGTATCTCATCACCCAACGAGTCTACGCAGTGGTTGTGTCACATCCTCTGATCGGGGACCTTTCGCCGGCAGCGGTCTCCTATACAAGTGGATTCTACCATATACCAGTCATCGGTATTTCGTCGCGGGATTCCGCGTTTTCAGACAAG AACATACACGTGTCCTTTTTGCGGACCGTTCCACCTTATTCCCACCAGGCCGACGTCTGGGTAGAGTTGTTAAAGCACTTCAACTACATGAAGGTGATATTTATCCACAGTTCAGATACCGATGGACGCGCGATACTCGGACGATTCCAAACGACGTCGCAAAGCCTCGAAGACGACGTGGAGATCAAA GTAGAATCTGTTGTTGAGTTCGAGCCTGGCCTGATGAACTTTACAGAACAGCTACTAGAAATGGCAAATGCTCAAGCTAGAGTCTACCTGATGTACGCCTC GAGTACGGATGCGAAGGTAATTTATCGAGATGCGGCCGCCTTGAATATGACTGACGGTGGATATGTGTGGATCGTTACGGAACAGGCACTGGGAGCAGTCAACGCCCCGGAAGGCCttctgggtctgaaactgatCAATGCAACCAGTGAAAAGGCGCACATCATGGACAGCTT GTACGTGCTCGTGTCAGCACTCAGAGATATGAATGAAGTTGAGAATATAACAGAAGCACCGCAGGATTGCGATAATTCAGGCTCTATATGGGAAActggcaaaaaattatttga ATACATTCGTCGTCAAGTTCTGCACAACGGTGCCACGGGAAAAGTTGCATTTGACGATAATGGGGACCGTATTTTTGCCGAGTATGATATCGTAAATATCAAAGAGCGAGGTCAACAAGTGTCGGTTGGACAATACTTTTACTCGGCAGGCAGTAAT AATTCCACGAAGATGACGTTGAGAGTAGAAGAAGCCAACATAACTTGGCCAGGCCGATTGAGGACCAAACCGGAAGGATTCATGATCCCGACACATTTGACGGTGCTTACGATAGAAGAAAAACCATTCGTATACGTTCGTGAGGCCATTGATAAGAAGCCATGCCTCCCCGATGAAATACCGTGTCCTCACTTCAACAGCTCAGATGACAATT CGACCCAGGTACTTTGCTGCAAAGGTTACTGTATGGATCTGCTGAAAGAATTGGCAAAGACGATTAATTTCACCTACAGCTTAGCTCTATCCCCGGATGGCCAGTTTGGAACTTACATGGCCAGAAATAACTCTG CGAGGCTCCATTCTTTTTCAGTCGGAAGTAAGAAAGAATGGAGCGGATTGATAGGTGAGCTAGTAAATGAACGGGCAGACATGATCATCGCTCCGCTGACAATAAATCCTGAACGTGCTGAATTTATagaattcagtaaaccgtTTAAATACCAAGGCATCACCATCCTTGAGAAAAAG CCGTCCAGGTCTTCGACTTTGGTGTCATTTTTGCAACCCTTCAGTAATACACTTTGGATCCTGGTGATGGTGTCGGTGCACGTGGTGGCACTAGTTCTGTACCTCCTCGACCGGTTCTCACCTTTCGGGAGGTTCAAGCTAGCCAACACTGACGGTACCGAGGAAGATGCGCTCAATCTGTCAAGCGCCATTTGGTTCGCCTGGGGCGTTTTGCTGAATAGCGGGATCGGAGAAG GGACACCGCGAAGTTTCTCAGCTCGAGTATTGGGAATGGTATGGGCTGGGTTTGCGATGATAATAGTAGCATCGTATACTGCCAACTTGGCTGCGTTTCTCGTTTTGGAAAGACCTAAGACCAAGCTTACCGGAATAAACGATGCTCGG CTTCGAAATACAATGGAGAATTTAACATGTGCCACGGTGAAGGGCTCGGCTGTTGACATGTACTTCCGACGGCAAGTAGAATTATCAAACATGTATCGTACGATGGAAGCCAACAATTACGACACTGCTGAAGATGCCATTCGGGATGTAAAGATTGGGTACGGAAGGATTTTTCATTGTCCTCTGATGaagaataatgatatttttcgaataactTTACCGCCAAATGGTTCAACAGTAGCAACGACTTGCAGGAAATTGATGGCGTTTATATGGGATAGTTCTCGGTTAGAATATGAGGCTGCACAAGATTGTGAATTAGTTACTGCTGGTGAACTCTTTGGACGATCAGGGTATGGTATAGGATTGCAAAAAGGTTCACCGTGGGCAGATGCAGTGACCTTGGCTATTCTGGATTTTCACGAAA GTGGATTCATGGAGAAATTGGACACTCATTGGATTCTGCAAGGAAACGTACCGCAATGTgagcaatttgaaaaaacgcCAAACACTCTTGGCCTCAAAAATATGGCCGGGGTGTTTATACTAGTCGCAGCTGGTATACTTGGTGGAATAGGTTTAATCATGATTGAAATGGTTTACAAAAAGCATCAAATACGAAAGCAAAAAAAACTGGAACTCGCTAGACACGCGGCTGACAAATGGCGCGGTGCTATTGAG tttttcttctaG
- the LOC107224789 gene encoding glutamate [NMDA] receptor subunit 1 isoform X7, with protein sequence MGPFYRSAMLILLLPIMYTNGGLAAGSSASYSNPTYFNIGGVLSNNQSKAHFNNTIDHLNFDPQYVKKGVTYYHTVIEMDSNPIRTALSVCKYLITQRVYAVVVSHPLIGDLSPAAVSYTSGFYHIPVIGISSRDSAFSDKNIHVSFLRTVPPYSHQADVWVELLKHFNYMKVIFIHSSDTDGRAILGRFQTTSQSLEDDVEIKVESVVEFEPGLMNFTEQLLEMANAQARVYLMYASSTDAKVIYRDAAALNMTDGGYVWIVTEQALGAVNAPEGLLGLKLINATSEKAHIMDSLYVLVSALRDMNEVENITEAPQDCDNSGSIWETGKKLFEYIRRQVLHNGATGKVAFDDNGDRIFAEYDIVNIKERGQQVSVGQYFYSAGSNNSTKMTLRVEEANITWPGRLRTKPEGFMIPTHLTVLTIEEKPFVYVREAIDKKPCLPDEIPCPHFNSSDDNSTQVLCCKGYCMDLLKELAKTINFTYSLALSPDGQFGTYMARNNSARLHSFSVGSKKEWSGLIGELVNERADMIIAPLTINPERAEFIEFSKPFKYQGITILEKKPSRSSTLVSFLQPFSNTLWILVMVSVHVVALVLYLLDRFSPFGRFKLANTDGTEEDALNLSSAIWFAWGVLLNSGIGEGTPRSFSARVLGMVWAGFAMIIVASYTANLAAFLVLERPKTKLTGINDARLRNTMENLTCATVKGSAVDMYFRRQVELSNMYRTMEANNYDTAEDAIRDVKIGSNDLQEIDGVYMG encoded by the exons ATGGGGCCGTTCTACCGATCGGCGATGCTGATCCTGCTCCTCCCGATCATGTACACGAACGGTGGGCTTGCCGCTGGTTCATCAGCTAGCTACAGCAATCCCACATACTTCAACATCGGCGGTGTTCTTTCCAACAACCAGAGCAAGGCCCATTTTAACAACACAATTGAC CATCTCAATTTCGATCCTCAATATGTAAAGAAGGGAGTAACGTACTACCACACGGTGATCGAAATGGATTCAAACCCAATTCGCACGGCTCTGAGTGTCTGCAAGTATCTCATCACCCAACGAGTCTACGCAGTGGTTGTGTCACATCCTCTGATCGGGGACCTTTCGCCGGCAGCGGTCTCCTATACAAGTGGATTCTACCATATACCAGTCATCGGTATTTCGTCGCGGGATTCCGCGTTTTCAGACAAG AACATACACGTGTCCTTTTTGCGGACCGTTCCACCTTATTCCCACCAGGCCGACGTCTGGGTAGAGTTGTTAAAGCACTTCAACTACATGAAGGTGATATTTATCCACAGTTCAGATACCGATGGACGCGCGATACTCGGACGATTCCAAACGACGTCGCAAAGCCTCGAAGACGACGTGGAGATCAAA GTAGAATCTGTTGTTGAGTTCGAGCCTGGCCTGATGAACTTTACAGAACAGCTACTAGAAATGGCAAATGCTCAAGCTAGAGTCTACCTGATGTACGCCTC GAGTACGGATGCGAAGGTAATTTATCGAGATGCGGCCGCCTTGAATATGACTGACGGTGGATATGTGTGGATCGTTACGGAACAGGCACTGGGAGCAGTCAACGCCCCGGAAGGCCttctgggtctgaaactgatCAATGCAACCAGTGAAAAGGCGCACATCATGGACAGCTT GTACGTGCTCGTGTCAGCACTCAGAGATATGAATGAAGTTGAGAATATAACAGAAGCACCGCAGGATTGCGATAATTCAGGCTCTATATGGGAAActggcaaaaaattatttga ATACATTCGTCGTCAAGTTCTGCACAACGGTGCCACGGGAAAAGTTGCATTTGACGATAATGGGGACCGTATTTTTGCCGAGTATGATATCGTAAATATCAAAGAGCGAGGTCAACAAGTGTCGGTTGGACAATACTTTTACTCGGCAGGCAGTAAT AATTCCACGAAGATGACGTTGAGAGTAGAAGAAGCCAACATAACTTGGCCAGGCCGATTGAGGACCAAACCGGAAGGATTCATGATCCCGACACATTTGACGGTGCTTACGATAGAAGAAAAACCATTCGTATACGTTCGTGAGGCCATTGATAAGAAGCCATGCCTCCCCGATGAAATACCGTGTCCTCACTTCAACAGCTCAGATGACAATT CGACCCAGGTACTTTGCTGCAAAGGTTACTGTATGGATCTGCTGAAAGAATTGGCAAAGACGATTAATTTCACCTACAGCTTAGCTCTATCCCCGGATGGCCAGTTTGGAACTTACATGGCCAGAAATAACTCTG CGAGGCTCCATTCTTTTTCAGTCGGAAGTAAGAAAGAATGGAGCGGATTGATAGGTGAGCTAGTAAATGAACGGGCAGACATGATCATCGCTCCGCTGACAATAAATCCTGAACGTGCTGAATTTATagaattcagtaaaccgtTTAAATACCAAGGCATCACCATCCTTGAGAAAAAG CCGTCCAGGTCTTCGACTTTGGTGTCATTTTTGCAACCCTTCAGTAATACACTTTGGATCCTGGTGATGGTGTCGGTGCACGTGGTGGCACTAGTTCTGTACCTCCTCGACCGGTTCTCACCTTTCGGGAGGTTCAAGCTAGCCAACACTGACGGTACCGAGGAAGATGCGCTCAATCTGTCAAGCGCCATTTGGTTCGCCTGGGGCGTTTTGCTGAATAGCGGGATCGGAGAAG GGACACCGCGAAGTTTCTCAGCTCGAGTATTGGGAATGGTATGGGCTGGGTTTGCGATGATAATAGTAGCATCGTATACTGCCAACTTGGCTGCGTTTCTCGTTTTGGAAAGACCTAAGACCAAGCTTACCGGAATAAACGATGCTCGG CTTCGAAATACAATGGAGAATTTAACATGTGCCACGGTGAAGGGCTCGGCTGTTGACATGTACTTCCGACGGCAAGTAGAATTATCAAACATGTATCGTACGATGGAAGCCAACAATTACGACACTGCTGAAGATGCCATTCGGGATGTAAAGATTGG TAGCAACGACTTGCAGGAAATTGATGGCGTTTATATGGGATAG